The proteins below are encoded in one region of Salmo salar chromosome ssa02, Ssal_v3.1, whole genome shotgun sequence:
- the LOC106591539 gene encoding GTPase IMAP family member 9-like, with protein MAATCNKDSGPTTDSTNMRIVLLGTPGAGKSATGNTILGRDVFREETGSGKSVLGKREVEGRTITVIDTPGIYSTTLTKEQLNEEMKRCISLSSPGPNVFLLVIRLERFTQEDRNALSWIQENFGEEALSYTMVLFTGREKLTRKQWEDFERTETTKQPISVCGGGYYALNSKPEVHTTQVTELLRKIEEMVERNGGELYLEERYQVAQRKIREEQEREKRKVEINERKGKLERREEEVRRMEEELRKSLEEVKRIEEDLKERHKELQEKREEFKKVEKRKRQEEEDKLIEKEQQKREENLQKVKEEARKQENKVKEIEEDLKLAQEHVRKIAGEVNEIEEVMKREEQRRSEQNTQEKKKIVELMKREIDKRKREEQKREEEKKIEERKREEQKREDEKKKIEEEKKREERKREDEKKKIEEERKREEQKREEEMKIEEERKREEQRREEETKIEEERKREKQKREEEKELLLLATVTGGLALLVAVCFWAKQ; from the exons ATGGCGGCAACATGCAACAAAG ACTCTGGTCCCACAACAGATTCCACCAACATGAGGATAGTTCTGCTGGGTACGCCTGGAGCAGGGAAGAGTGCAACAGGAAACACCATCCTGGGGAGAGATGTGTTTAGAGAGGAGACTGGATCAGGGAAGAGTGTGTTGGGGaaaagagaggtggaggggaggaccATCACTGTGATTGACACTCCTGGGATTTACAGCACAACACTGACTAAAGAACAACTGAATGAGGAAATGAAAaggtgcatctctctctcttctccaggccCCAACGTGTTCCTTCTGGTTATCAGGCTGGAGAGATTCACACAGGAAGACAGGAATGCTTTGTCATGGATCCAGGAAAACTTTGGTGAGGAGGCCTTGAGTTACACCATGGTGTTATTCACCGGAAGAGAAAAACTAACCAGGAAGCAATGGGAGGACTTTGAGAGGACTGAAACAACTAAACAACCAatcagtgtgtgtggaggagggtaTTATGCTCTCAACAGTAAGCCAGAGGTCCACACCACTCAGGTCACAGAGCTGCTGAGGAAGATAGAAGAGATGgtggagaggaatggaggagagctCTACCTAGAGGAGAGGTACCAGGTGGCTCAGAGAAAGatcagagaggagcaggagagggagaagagaaaggtGGAGATAAATGAGAGGAAGGGGaaattagagaggagagaggaagaggtgaggaggatggaggaggagttgAGGAAGTCACTGGAGGAGGTAAAGAGGATAGAAGAAGATCTGAAGGAGAGACATAAAGAGTTacaagaaaagagagaggagtttAAGAAAGTGGAGAAGAGAAAAAGacaagaggaggaggataaattgATAGAAAAGGAGCagcagaagagagaagagaatctTCAAAAGGTAAAGGAAGAGGCAAGGAAGCAAGAGAACAAAGTAAAGGAAATAGAGGAAGACTTGAAGCTAGCACAGGAACATGTGAGGAAGATCGCAGGAGAGGTGAATGAGATAGAGGAAGTGatgaagagagaagagcagaggaggagtgaGCAGAATACACAGGAGAAGAAGAAAATAGTGGAATtgatgaagagagagatagacaaaaggaagagagaggagcagaagagagaggaggagaagaaaatagaagagcggaagagagaggagcagaagagagaggatgagaagaagaaaatagaagaagagaagaagagagaggagcggaagagagaggatgagaagaagaaaatagaagaagagaggaagagagaggagcagaagagagaggaggagatgaaaatagaagaagagaggaagagagaggagcagaggagagaggaggagacgaaaatagaagaagagaggaagagagagaagcagaagagagaggaggagaaggaactcTTGTTATTAGCAACTGTTACAGGTGGGTTAGCATTACTAGTTGCAGTGTGTTTTTGGGCCAAACAATAG